In Bacteroides coprosuis DSM 18011, the following are encoded in one genomic region:
- a CDS encoding Conserved hypothetical protein CHP02688 (COGs: COG4930 ATP-dependent Lon-type protease~InterPro IPR014061~KEGG: dvu:DVU2019 hypothetical protein~SPTR: Putative uncharacterized protein;~TIGRFAM: Conserved hypothetical protein CHP02688~IMG reference gene:2504107483~TIGRFAM: TIGR02688 family protein; conserved hypothetical protein), translating to MKELDQKINKVFGGKVVRKDLTSRIKGNAVVPTYVLEYLLGQYCATNDDKTIEEGIDLVKQIITQHFVHRDQAEVIKAIIREKGNHRIIDKVSVRLNDKFDLYEASFANISLRNIPINDVYVKKHPKLLSEGVWALINMGYLPMKDPKISPWIVESIKPIQISYVDIEEYKELRKEFTTEEWVDLLMQTIGLNPEEFSRRSKLIQLTRLIPFVENNYNLIELGPKGTGKSHIYSELSPHGILISGGEVTKAKLFVNNSTGDIGLVGYWDVVAYDEFAGKSKRVDQGLVDIMKNYMAQKSFSRGTHVYQAEASMVFVGNTDNSVNYMLKHSNLFEALPKDYYDPAFLDRIHAYIPGWEVQKLRSEMFTRDYGFIVDYLAEVLKHLRKEDYTKSYIDLFELSSTLTTRDKTGIEKTFSGLIKLLFPHGEYTEDEARSLFEFAIECRKRVKDQLEKMDETFNEDEVKFRYIDKSGESKDIETLELVQYRSKYQLETSKELGQTMPLASPEQTTKEKHFNELAPSHIEIRDNQMGISYESLFGPYLKSASVYKIEDPYIRRPYQIRNFMELIQLILQYKTPGEYIRIHLITNNEEEYLPQTLNNFKTIAYSLKEEDIDFTYEFKDVIHDRIIDMDNDWRIILGRGLDFWQRVDSEFDIAYYDQKSRKCKEFKVTILNHNNKSLLEDC from the coding sequence ATGAAAGAGTTAGATCAAAAGATAAATAAGGTTTTTGGGGGTAAGGTAGTTCGTAAAGATTTGACGAGCCGTATTAAGGGTAATGCGGTAGTTCCTACATATGTATTAGAGTATTTATTAGGACAGTATTGCGCTACGAATGACGATAAAACTATTGAAGAAGGAATAGATCTTGTAAAACAAATTATAACTCAACACTTTGTTCATAGAGATCAAGCCGAAGTCATTAAAGCTATTATTCGAGAAAAAGGGAATCATCGTATTATTGATAAAGTTTCGGTACGATTAAATGATAAATTTGACCTATATGAAGCTAGTTTTGCGAATATTAGTTTACGTAATATTCCCATCAATGATGTATATGTAAAAAAACATCCTAAATTGCTTTCTGAAGGAGTGTGGGCTTTAATTAATATGGGTTATCTACCAATGAAAGACCCTAAAATTTCTCCTTGGATAGTAGAAAGTATTAAACCCATACAGATATCCTATGTTGATATCGAAGAATATAAAGAACTTCGAAAAGAGTTTACCACCGAAGAGTGGGTTGATCTATTGATGCAAACTATAGGTTTGAATCCTGAGGAGTTTTCGAGACGCTCAAAGCTGATTCAACTGACTCGCCTTATTCCTTTTGTAGAGAATAACTACAATTTGATAGAACTAGGCCCTAAAGGTACAGGAAAATCTCATATCTACTCTGAGTTATCCCCCCATGGGATTTTGATTTCAGGAGGTGAGGTAACAAAAGCTAAGCTCTTTGTAAATAACTCAACAGGGGATATTGGATTAGTTGGTTATTGGGATGTAGTGGCTTATGATGAGTTTGCAGGAAAGTCAAAACGAGTTGATCAAGGACTAGTTGACATCATGAAAAATTATATGGCTCAAAAGAGCTTTTCTAGGGGTACACATGTGTATCAAGCCGAAGCTTCTATGGTCTTTGTAGGCAATACCGATAACTCTGTTAACTATATGCTTAAACATTCAAATTTGTTTGAGGCATTACCCAAAGATTATTATGATCCTGCGTTTCTTGACCGTATTCATGCTTATATTCCAGGTTGGGAGGTTCAAAAATTAAGAAGTGAGATGTTTACTCGAGATTACGGATTTATCGTTGACTACCTGGCAGAGGTTTTAAAGCATCTTCGTAAAGAAGATTATACAAAATCCTATATAGATCTATTTGAGTTGTCTTCCACATTAACCACTCGTGATAAAACGGGTATTGAAAAGACTTTTTCGGGTTTAATTAAGTTGTTATTTCCTCATGGGGAGTATACAGAAGATGAAGCTCGTTCTTTGTTTGAATTTGCGATAGAATGTAGAAAAAGGGTGAAAGATCAACTCGAAAAGATGGATGAAACATTTAATGAGGATGAAGTTAAATTTAGATATATAGATAAATCTGGAGAATCTAAAGATATTGAAACTCTTGAACTGGTACAATACAGATCAAAGTATCAATTAGAAACTTCTAAAGAGTTAGGACAAACAATGCCTTTAGCCTCTCCAGAGCAAACTACAAAAGAAAAACACTTCAATGAATTAGCTCCCTCTCATATCGAAATTAGAGATAACCAAATGGGTATAAGTTATGAGTCCTTGTTTGGACCGTATCTTAAGAGTGCATCTGTTTATAAAATTGAAGATCCATACATTCGGAGGCCTTATCAGATTCGTAATTTTATGGAGTTGATACAGTTGATTTTACAGTATAAGACACCTGGAGAATATATTCGTATACATTTAATTACAAATAATGAAGAAGAGTATCTACCTCAGACTCTAAACAATTTTAAGACAATAGCATATTCTCTGAAAGAAGAAGATATTGACTTTACTTATGAATTCAAGGATGTTATACATGACCGAATCATTGATATGGATAATGACTGGCGTATTATTTTAGGACGAGGTTTAGATTTTTGGCAACGTGTAGATAGTGAATTTGATATAGCTTATTATGATCAGAAAAGTAGAAAATGTAAAGAATTTAAAGTTACTATTCTCAATCATAATAATAAATCACTATTAGAAGATTGCTAG
- a CDS encoding Conserved hypothetical protein CHP02687 (InterPro IPR014060:IPR013973~KEGG: cpb:Cphamn1_1676 PglZ domain protein~PFAM: PglZ domain~SPTR: Putative uncharacterized protein;~TIGRFAM: Conserved hypothetical protein CHP02687~IMG reference gene:2504107484~PFAM: PglZ domain~TIGRFAM: TIGR02687 family protein) — translation MKARIEESLLQLFQKYRILVWYDEHEEFTSVFETLELGDILKEKVAHNEFAIKYNVYIKHPEEKFLLYIPYKRPVDEYNWLLDIEESNKLFATDQVALLLQDMELPIRPDTKAWVSQHIEFFNSKERLRAFKKAYHPEDSLDQLSLKLCQVVFGSSVAQVDEMLQYYAQAFLEEEEERLTAELERYQLNKFFWNDVLRLYSQVDSSKRFLLSVEDLTISDFLIQLFRKNWTVTASDSLLNESAIVLINSWKDSFKFAEAFEELSHQLEERLNIVNIVAKVPLEQIIQEDLYESFDQEIIRGLVRLIAHQSKESDKLLDFIKQRSHTYWYAKYKSYYQALVMAIQYREYQSQTNSMSCYSYAEVLKSYTEDWYKADYFYRKFIQYFRETHSSDLLYQLATDIENSYNNDWLLHQSEKWQRFVDKQEEWYWGDKSQHKFYSHFVKPRFLDAKRKTFVIISDALRYECGVELHQRITSTENRLSSELDYLFTGLPSYTQLGMAALLPHTELSFGNGDAIDVDGMSSVGTLCRDKILKTNSTVHATAITAEEVMQMSSRGEEAKRLVQENDLIYIYHNQIDKIGDDKTSEEKLVKAVEDELDYLINLVKKLTNMNATHILLTADHGFLYQYQSLEESDYISEPLEGDIEILNRRYILGQNLVPNSNFKVYSAKELKIVSDYSIAIPKGINRLRRQGSGSRYVHGGGSLQECITPLLYIQRKRKDTLREVDVDVINQANNRITTNQHRVQFYQKEPIGKGVVARDIKAYFATSEDDGKDVISDIFTYTLDKKESRSQDREIDYLFTISSHKTTSSEVFLYIECRIRNSNQWESLKKFRYKLSVAIERDFFF, via the coding sequence ATGAAAGCAAGAATAGAAGAGAGTTTATTGCAGTTGTTTCAGAAGTATCGCATTTTGGTGTGGTATGATGAGCATGAGGAGTTTACAAGTGTATTTGAGACCTTGGAGTTGGGGGACATTTTAAAAGAGAAGGTAGCTCACAATGAGTTTGCTATTAAATACAACGTTTATATAAAGCATCCAGAGGAGAAGTTTCTCCTCTATATTCCCTATAAGCGACCTGTTGATGAATACAACTGGCTACTTGATATTGAAGAAAGCAATAAACTATTCGCTACCGATCAGGTAGCTCTCCTTTTGCAAGATATGGAGTTGCCGATTCGTCCGGACACCAAAGCGTGGGTAAGCCAACATATTGAGTTCTTCAATAGTAAGGAACGCTTGCGTGCCTTTAAGAAAGCCTATCACCCTGAAGATAGTTTAGATCAATTAAGTCTAAAACTTTGTCAGGTTGTATTTGGTAGTAGTGTGGCTCAAGTAGATGAAATGTTGCAGTATTATGCTCAAGCTTTTCTAGAAGAAGAAGAGGAGAGATTAACAGCAGAACTAGAGCGATATCAGTTAAATAAATTCTTTTGGAATGATGTTCTTAGGCTTTATAGTCAGGTAGATTCCTCTAAACGCTTTTTATTATCTGTTGAAGATCTTACTATTTCTGATTTCTTAATTCAGTTGTTTCGTAAAAACTGGACAGTTACAGCTTCTGATTCTTTACTTAATGAGTCGGCTATTGTACTGATCAATAGTTGGAAAGATTCGTTTAAGTTTGCAGAAGCTTTTGAAGAATTAAGCCATCAATTAGAAGAACGCTTAAATATTGTAAATATAGTAGCAAAAGTTCCTTTAGAACAGATTATACAAGAAGACTTGTATGAGTCTTTCGATCAAGAAATTATTCGAGGATTAGTTCGTTTAATAGCTCATCAAAGTAAAGAGTCTGATAAACTGCTAGATTTTATAAAACAACGCTCTCATACCTATTGGTATGCTAAGTATAAATCGTATTACCAGGCCTTAGTAATGGCTATACAATACAGAGAATATCAATCTCAAACGAATTCAATGTCTTGTTATTCGTATGCTGAAGTACTTAAAAGCTATACCGAGGATTGGTATAAAGCTGATTATTTCTACCGCAAATTTATTCAATACTTTAGAGAAACGCATTCTTCAGATTTGCTATATCAACTGGCTACCGATATAGAAAATAGCTATAACAATGATTGGTTACTTCATCAAAGTGAGAAATGGCAGAGATTTGTAGACAAACAAGAAGAGTGGTATTGGGGAGATAAGAGTCAACATAAGTTTTATAGTCATTTCGTTAAGCCTCGTTTTTTAGATGCTAAACGTAAAACTTTTGTGATAATTTCTGATGCTTTACGTTATGAGTGTGGGGTAGAGTTGCATCAACGCATTACTTCGACAGAAAATAGATTAAGTTCAGAATTGGACTATCTGTTTACAGGGTTACCTTCCTATACCCAGTTGGGTATGGCTGCTTTACTCCCTCATACAGAGTTGAGTTTCGGTAATGGTGATGCCATTGATGTGGATGGAATGAGTAGTGTAGGGACTTTGTGTAGAGATAAGATATTGAAAACAAACTCTACGGTTCATGCAACTGCTATTACTGCTGAAGAAGTGATGCAGATGTCATCGCGGGGTGAAGAGGCAAAACGATTGGTTCAGGAAAATGATCTGATCTATATTTATCATAACCAAATAGACAAAATAGGGGATGATAAAACGAGTGAAGAAAAACTGGTTAAGGCTGTTGAAGATGAGCTAGATTACTTAATAAACTTAGTTAAGAAACTAACTAATATGAATGCTACTCATATACTACTTACCGCAGATCATGGATTTTTGTATCAATATCAAAGTCTGGAAGAGAGCGATTACATATCTGAACCTTTAGAAGGAGATATAGAAATACTCAATAGACGCTATATCCTAGGACAGAATTTAGTTCCAAACTCTAATTTCAAGGTATATTCTGCTAAAGAACTCAAGATAGTTTCTGATTATTCTATAGCCATACCCAAAGGAATTAACAGACTCCGCCGCCAAGGTTCGGGAAGCCGTTATGTTCATGGAGGAGGATCTTTGCAAGAGTGTATTACTCCCCTTCTTTATATACAACGTAAACGAAAAGACACTTTGCGAGAGGTAGATGTAGATGTAATTAATCAAGCAAACAATCGGATTACAACTAATCAACATCGTGTTCAATTTTATCAGAAAGAACCGATAGGTAAAGGTGTGGTTGCAAGAGATATCAAGGCCTATTTTGCTACATCAGAAGATGATGGGAAAGATGTTATTAGCGATATATTTACATATACATTGGATAAAAAAGAGAGTCGATCACAAGATCGTGAAATAGACTATCTATTTACAATCTCTTCTCATAAGACTACTTCATCTGAGGTGTTCCTTTATATTGAATGCAGAATAAGAAATAGTAATCAGTGGGAATCTTTGAAGAAATTTAGATATAAACTGTCCGTAGCAATTGAACGTGATTTCTTCTTTTAA